A single genomic interval of Streptomyces showdoensis harbors:
- a CDS encoding LLM class flavin-dependent oxidoreductase: protein MKFSMIFEAQLVDPTPARERQVIHDCVEQAVYAEEMGFDRIWAVEHHSLTRYAHMSASEIFLTWVAARTRTLRIGHGVVTMPFGYQHPVRVAERTAMLDVLSGGRVDIGAGRGATRQETRMFGVDPADTRPQMEEALRILAAAWRAPEFEWHGSLDIGPGAVLPRPVQDPHPPLFMACSQHDSLRRAAELGIGALVMGFAGADDVRAMRAVYDEAIAARDGSQLVSTEVNDHFSALCPTIVLDDAARALRLGTRGQRFFAESIAHWYGGAPAPTGYAEDEDHAGALERKRRELVARLHEADIPARPVDTGPYNADHAYGDADTAVAYVERLRRIGVDEVMCLIQMGTVPQEVCMETIRQWGDKVIPRFRTA, encoded by the coding sequence GTGAAGTTCTCGATGATCTTCGAAGCACAGCTCGTCGACCCCACCCCCGCCCGTGAGCGCCAGGTCATCCACGACTGCGTCGAACAGGCCGTGTACGCCGAGGAGATGGGCTTCGACCGGATCTGGGCGGTCGAGCACCACTCCCTCACCCGGTACGCCCACATGAGCGCCTCCGAGATCTTCCTGACCTGGGTCGCCGCCCGCACCCGCACGCTCCGGATCGGCCACGGCGTGGTGACCATGCCCTTCGGCTACCAGCACCCCGTTCGGGTCGCCGAGCGCACCGCCATGCTCGACGTGCTCTCCGGCGGCCGGGTCGACATCGGCGCCGGCCGGGGCGCGACCCGCCAGGAGACCCGCATGTTCGGGGTGGACCCCGCCGACACCCGGCCGCAGATGGAGGAGGCCCTGCGGATCCTCGCCGCCGCCTGGCGCGCGCCCGAGTTCGAATGGCACGGCTCCCTGGACATCGGCCCCGGCGCGGTGCTGCCCCGGCCCGTGCAGGACCCGCACCCGCCGCTCTTCATGGCCTGCTCGCAGCACGACTCCCTGAGGCGGGCCGCCGAACTCGGCATCGGCGCGCTGGTGATGGGCTTCGCGGGCGCCGACGACGTCCGCGCCATGCGCGCGGTGTACGACGAGGCGATCGCCGCACGGGACGGCTCGCAGCTGGTCTCCACGGAGGTCAACGACCACTTCTCCGCGCTCTGCCCGACGATCGTCCTGGACGACGCCGCCCGCGCCCTGCGCCTGGGCACCCGCGGCCAGCGCTTCTTCGCCGAGTCCATCGCCCACTGGTACGGCGGCGCCCCCGCGCCCACCGGCTACGCCGAGGACGAGGACCACGCGGGCGCCCTGGAGCGGAAGCGGCGGGAGCTGGTCGCCCGGCTGCACGAGGCGGACATCCCGGCCCGGCCGGTCGACACCGGCCCGTACAACGCCGACCACGCGTACGGGGACGCGGACACCGCCGTCGCCTACGTCGAGCGGCTGCGGCGGATCGGCGTCGACGAGGTGATGTGCCTGATCCAGATGGGGACCGTGCCGCAGGAGGTCTGCATGGAGACCATCCGGCAGTGGGGCGACAAGGTCATCCCCCGCTTCCGCACCGCCTGA
- a CDS encoding aldo/keto reductase, which yields MTNTTNDTARRNDTTVFRLGGDLPVRRIGYGSMRLADGPGDPTGPEARIWTGPADRAAAVRLLRTAAEAGVNLFDTADAYALGAGEELLAEALRPYGDEVAVATKVGVVRPSPTEWVPLGHPAYLRQQAELSLRRLRTEQIDLLYLHRLDENVPVAEQLGALKRLQEEGKVRHIGLSEVTVEQLTEAERTAPVAAVQNLYNLASREHEAVLDHTAGRGIAFVPFFPIAMGGHAGPDGPVARVARAVGATPSQTALAWLLHRAPHVLPIPGTSSERHLRENLGALGVRLDEAQFAELAAG from the coding sequence ATGACGAACACGACGAACGACACGGCGCGGCGGAACGACACCACCGTATTCCGGCTCGGCGGCGATCTGCCCGTCCGCCGCATCGGTTACGGCTCCATGCGGCTCGCCGACGGCCCCGGCGACCCGACCGGGCCCGAGGCGCGGATCTGGACCGGACCGGCCGACCGGGCGGCGGCGGTGCGCCTGCTGCGGACGGCCGCCGAGGCCGGGGTGAACCTCTTCGACACGGCGGACGCCTACGCCCTGGGCGCGGGCGAGGAGTTGCTGGCCGAGGCGTTGCGGCCGTACGGGGACGAGGTGGCCGTCGCCACCAAGGTCGGGGTCGTCCGCCCCTCCCCCACCGAGTGGGTGCCGTTGGGCCACCCCGCGTACCTGCGCCAGCAGGCCGAGCTGAGCCTGCGCCGGCTGCGGACCGAGCAGATCGACCTGCTCTATCTGCACCGGCTCGACGAGAACGTGCCGGTCGCCGAGCAGCTCGGTGCCCTGAAGCGGCTCCAGGAGGAGGGCAAGGTGCGGCACATCGGGCTCTCGGAGGTGACCGTCGAGCAGCTCACCGAGGCCGAGCGGACCGCGCCGGTGGCGGCGGTGCAGAACCTGTACAACCTGGCGAGCCGGGAGCACGAGGCCGTGCTCGACCACACGGCCGGCCGCGGGATCGCCTTCGTGCCCTTCTTCCCGATCGCCATGGGCGGCCACGCGGGACCGGACGGACCGGTGGCCCGGGTGGCGCGCGCGGTGGGCGCGACCCCGTCCCAGACCGCCCTGGCCTGGCTGCTGCACCGCGCCCCGCACGTCCTGCCCATCCCCGGTACGAGCTCGGAGCGGCACCTGAGGGAGAACCTGGGCGCGCTCGGCGTCCGGCTCGACGAGGCGCAGTTCGCCGAGCTCGCGGCCGGGTGA
- a CDS encoding VWA domain-containing protein, whose translation MALSLRKVEETAPALVSLYKTAGNSLRRHGMAGQSVAVYLVVDHSGSMRRYYADGSVQALADRVLGLSAQLDDDGRVPVVFFSTDIDCETEIELAGHEGRIDRIVAGLGHMGKTSYHLAMDAVIDHYLDSGTTAPALVVFQTDGGPVDKAAAERYVCKAARLPLFWQFIGFGDPGSKQFDFLRRLDELAVPAKRPVDNAGFFHAGQDPRRVPDEELYDRLVAEFPAWLAAARARGIVRG comes from the coding sequence GTGGCACTGAGCCTGCGCAAGGTCGAGGAGACCGCCCCCGCCCTGGTCAGCCTGTACAAGACGGCCGGGAACTCCCTCCGCCGGCACGGCATGGCCGGGCAGAGCGTCGCCGTCTACCTCGTCGTCGACCACTCCGGCTCGATGCGGCGGTACTACGCCGACGGCAGCGTCCAGGCCCTCGCCGACCGGGTGCTCGGCCTCTCCGCCCAGCTCGACGACGACGGCCGGGTGCCGGTGGTCTTCTTCTCCACCGACATCGACTGCGAGACCGAGATCGAACTCGCCGGCCACGAGGGCCGGATCGACCGCATCGTCGCGGGCCTCGGGCACATGGGGAAGACCAGCTACCACCTGGCCATGGACGCGGTCATCGACCACTACCTCGACAGCGGCACCACGGCGCCCGCGCTCGTCGTCTTCCAGACCGACGGCGGCCCCGTCGACAAGGCCGCCGCCGAACGGTACGTGTGCAAGGCGGCCCGGCTGCCGCTCTTCTGGCAGTTCATCGGCTTCGGCGACCCGGGCAGCAAGCAGTTCGACTTCCTGCGCCGACTCGACGAACTGGCCGTCCCGGCGAAGCGCCCGGTCGACAACGCGGGCTTCTTCCACGCCGGGCAGGACCCGCGCCGGGTCCCGGACGAGGAGCTGTACGACCGGCTGGTCGCCGAGTTCCCCGCCTGGCTCGCCGCGGCGCGGGCCCGGGGCATCGTCCGCGGGTGA
- a CDS encoding glutamate synthase subunit beta, whose product MADPKGFLTTGREVAKTRPVGERVKDWNEVYVPGSLLPIISKQAGRCMDCGIPFCHNGCPLGNLIPEWNDYAYREDWSAASERLHATNNFPEFTGRLCPAPCEAACVLGINQPAVTIKNVEVSIIDKAWDGGDVRPQAPERLSGKTVAVIGSGPAGLAAAQQLTRAGHTVVVYERADRIGGLLRYGIPEFKMEKRHINRRIEQMRAEGTKFRTGIEIGRDLTATDLRKRFDAVVVAAGATTARDLPVPGRELKGVYQAMEYLPLANKVVEGDFVSSPISAEGKHVVVIGGGDTGADCVGTAHRQGAASVTQLEIMPRPGEERNPGQPWPTFPMLYKVTSAHEEGGERVYSVSTTHFEGDEDGNVAFLHLVEVEFVDGKLTQKPGTERKIPAELVTLAMGFTGTDVANGLVAQFGLDLDERGNIARDADFATNVDGVFVAGDAGRGQSLIVWAIAEGRSAARGVDRHLTGASSLPAPIRPTDRALTV is encoded by the coding sequence ATGGCTGACCCCAAGGGCTTCCTGACCACCGGGCGCGAGGTCGCCAAGACCCGGCCGGTGGGCGAGCGAGTCAAGGACTGGAACGAGGTCTACGTCCCCGGCTCCCTGCTGCCGATCATCAGCAAGCAGGCCGGCCGCTGCATGGACTGCGGCATCCCGTTCTGCCACAACGGCTGTCCGCTCGGGAACCTCATCCCCGAGTGGAACGACTACGCCTACCGCGAGGACTGGTCGGCGGCGTCCGAGCGCCTCCACGCCACCAACAACTTCCCGGAGTTCACCGGCCGCCTGTGCCCGGCTCCGTGCGAGGCGGCGTGCGTGCTCGGCATCAACCAGCCGGCCGTGACCATCAAGAACGTCGAGGTCTCGATCATCGACAAGGCGTGGGACGGCGGCGACGTCCGGCCGCAGGCCCCGGAGCGCCTGTCCGGCAAGACCGTCGCGGTCATCGGCTCGGGCCCGGCGGGTCTCGCCGCCGCCCAGCAGCTGACCCGGGCCGGCCACACCGTGGTGGTGTACGAGCGGGCCGACCGCATCGGCGGTCTGCTGCGCTACGGCATCCCCGAGTTCAAGATGGAGAAGCGGCACATCAACCGCCGCATCGAGCAGATGCGCGCGGAGGGCACCAAGTTCCGCACCGGCATCGAGATCGGCCGCGACCTGACCGCGACGGACCTGCGCAAGCGGTTCGACGCGGTGGTCGTCGCCGCCGGCGCCACCACCGCCCGCGACCTGCCCGTCCCGGGCCGGGAGCTCAAGGGCGTGTACCAGGCGATGGAGTACCTGCCGCTCGCCAACAAGGTCGTCGAGGGCGACTTCGTCTCCTCGCCGATCTCGGCCGAGGGCAAGCACGTGGTCGTCATCGGCGGCGGCGACACCGGCGCGGACTGCGTCGGTACGGCGCACCGCCAGGGCGCGGCCTCCGTGACCCAGCTGGAGATCATGCCGCGGCCGGGCGAGGAGCGGAACCCGGGCCAGCCGTGGCCGACGTTCCCCATGCTCTACAAGGTCACCTCGGCCCACGAGGAGGGCGGCGAGCGGGTCTACTCCGTCTCCACCACCCACTTCGAGGGCGACGAGGACGGCAACGTCGCGTTCCTGCACCTCGTCGAGGTCGAGTTCGTCGACGGCAAGCTGACCCAGAAGCCGGGCACCGAGCGGAAGATCCCCGCCGAGCTGGTCACCCTCGCCATGGGCTTCACCGGCACGGACGTGGCGAACGGCCTGGTGGCCCAGTTTGGTCTGGACCTGGATGAGCGGGGTAACATCGCCCGTGACGCGGACTTCGCCACCAACGTCGATGGCGTCTTCGTCGCCGGCGACGCCGGCCGAGGTCAGTCGCTGATCGTGTGGGCCATCGCGGAGGGCCGCTCGGCCGCCCGTGGCGTGGACCGCCACCTGACGGGCGCCAGCTCCCTGCCGGCCCCGATCCGCCCGACGGACCGTGCCCTGACGGTCTGA
- a CDS encoding PadR family transcriptional regulator, with product MVDDEKVPALPATGWAVLGLLSFGRELSGYDLKKWADRSLGLFYWSPSFSQIYAELKRLEAAGLAGSRLVAPESGSRDKRVYRITEEGLAAVRGWARSAPVDPPVLKHGPMLRLWLGHLLEPERTREILAGHREHAETMRLRAASDTAAAEAGADASWAYPLLTLTWAERYYAAERDLADAMLADIEELERNRPWH from the coding sequence GTGGTGGACGACGAGAAGGTGCCCGCGCTGCCCGCGACCGGCTGGGCCGTCCTCGGACTGCTCTCCTTCGGGCGGGAGTTGTCCGGCTACGACCTGAAGAAGTGGGCCGACCGCTCGCTCGGCCTCTTCTACTGGAGCCCGTCCTTCAGCCAGATCTACGCCGAGCTCAAGCGCCTGGAGGCGGCCGGCCTCGCCGGCTCCCGCCTGGTCGCCCCGGAGTCCGGCTCCCGCGACAAGCGCGTCTACCGGATCACCGAGGAGGGCCTCGCCGCCGTCCGCGGCTGGGCCCGAAGCGCCCCCGTCGACCCGCCGGTCCTCAAGCACGGGCCGATGCTCCGGCTCTGGCTCGGCCACCTCCTCGAACCCGAGCGGACCCGGGAGATCCTCGCCGGACACCGCGAGCACGCCGAGACCATGCGGCTGCGCGCCGCGTCCGACACCGCAGCCGCCGAGGCCGGGGCCGACGCGTCCTGGGCGTACCCCCTGCTCACCCTCACGTGGGCCGAGCGGTACTACGCCGCCGAGCGCGACCTGGCCGACGCCATGCTCGCGGACATCGAGGAGCTGGAGAGGAACCGCCCGTGGCACTGA